The Dama dama isolate Ldn47 chromosome X, ASM3311817v1, whole genome shotgun sequence nucleotide sequence CACTGGGAAGAGCCCAGGTCCTCACCTTGGCCCTGAACGGATGGCACCTGGACAGAGCTTCCATCAGTCAGGCAGGCAGGAGCCTTTCCTGCTTCTTGGGACCTCAGCCCCATGGATGTGGCACCACCTTCATCCAGAATATCTTTCCCACAGCACCCCAGATATCAGCACAATTGGGATGCTTTTTCCCCAAACAACGTGCTATTGTTATTtgtatgaaaagttttttttttctgtctttgtatttGAACTGGTGAATTGATCATGCATTTATTCCCAAACTGTTGGAGATTTACCTAGGATCCCATGTTCCTTGCAGACAGCTTCCAggaagcagagggagaagagatGTGAACAAGGACCTGGAGTCTCTCCCCTGCCCTGCAGTGTATTCGGTGCTCAACAGACAGCAGCAGGTAGGTATAGCTTGTGATGAAGACAATTCCCGTCGTGCATTGAGGAGTTTTTGAGAAAGCCAAAGGTGCCTTGAATCTCCAACTGTTTCTAGTCATCCCTCTGTGCTGGCACTTCCAAATGCAAGATCTGATTTAGTTTCTAAGGCTCTTGGGAATGTCAGGGAGGGGTCCTCCTGGCTCCCTCCAGTGCTCTTTCTGCCCTTCCCTCTGCAGTGATGCCCGCCCACAGTCTCAGCGGGCTAAGGATGTGCCCCTGCCCCCTGATACCAGACACAATCTGCCCCACTGGGAGTCCCGACTGCCTCCACATGCTGGAACTTGCCTAAGTACCTGCACAGGTGCCCTTAGGCTCCCCGACAGCCATGAGCTTCATGAGGGGCAGCTATCAGACAAGCGGCAGTGAGAGGACAAGGACAGTGGgagttttctttataaaatctAGCTAGGATATGCACAAAGCAGCACTTTTCACCTCCAAGGAGAATTCTGACGTGTGTGAATTCAAGTTCAGTACATATTTTGCCACTGTGGTTTCCATAACCCCTCCTCATCTACTGCTTTAGGGCCTGACCACCTGGATAAGCTGATCCTTTAGGTTAAGTGCACAACCACCAGTTTCAAAGAAGACACTACATTAAAATCCTACCAAAAGTTTGGGGGTGCTTAACAAGATGTCTTCAATTATATTCTCTAAGACTGAGTAGATTGTGCAGCAAACCAAAGTCCACTCACTCCTccccattttgaaaatttttggtGTACCTTGATCAAGCAGCATAAACAGGTGTCTAACTGTTCCTGACCATAGTGTAACTTCCCTTCCAGCCCCAGGAAATTTATCTAGGACAGAAGAGGATCTTCTAATGTATATGTCCCATTTCAGATATTCTTCTCACTCATAAGACACTGTGTATAACTGGCTGCTGCCACCATCCACCCTCATCACAATCACCTCTCGCAGAATGAACCCCGCTTCTCAAAGCCCCAAACCACCCTGGCTCAAGCACCGACACTCAAGTGCTCCTCCTGGACCCTGCCCCTGGTTGCCCTGTTCTGTGGAACTAGGGGATGTCTCTCCACCTTCCTCATGTGACTGCAGCTCTTAGATCATCACTATAGGTGTTGGGGAGTCCTGCTTCTCCTAGTGTCCCCACTGCTAACACAGGGCCTtccacagagcacaggctccatgaAGGTCTGTGGAATAAATGAGCCAGAGTGGGGCACTTATTAAGTCAGATCAGGCTTTTTGTACTTTCTTAAATAATAACTTGAAAAAATCCAATTGAACAAAGATAGTTTAGCTGTATAAAATGACAGACAAGAAGTATAGAGGAACTCAcctcaaatacattttatttcttaattcttACTAAGTAATATCATATTTCCAAGGTAGTTATATTCCAAGTTCATGTAATCTTGTTCAGGGTcacaaaataaagtgaaagtgtttgcaATCACTTttacaaaacagcaaaactcttGTTCTTGAACTGGGTAAGCACAAACACACTGTGATCAACGCTACTGACATAGTTAAGACACTGAAGCTCATTAAGCCTCCTATTAAAAGCaataacatttgaaaattttctaaagGAAACAGAAGTGAGTCTCCATGGCATTGTAGAGAACAGGAAGTCAAAGATGCTACACACCAGTGCCCCAAACTGGCCCAGGCCGTCACGACTGAGAAGGCTGAATGCTCCCTCTTCAAACACAGAGGGAAGGATCAGCCTCCCTTCCTATCCCCAGGACAAGCTGCTGGATGTGGGCCTGAAAgaagcctggctgctgctctggctcagggcccctcttcctcctccctcacatGACTGCAAACTAGGGTGGGAAGAACCTGGGACCCCTTCTATTGACCCTGCGCAGATAGTCCTTGACTTGCTGCTTGCTGGTCTCTGCATAGGCCcggggaccccacaggaactcgTAACGAGCAGGGTGGCTGTAAGGCACCTGACGGTACTGCAGGTACCCCGCCtgcacccacacttgggtcagcaGCTCCTTGGGCTCCCCATAGATGCAGTGCTCTATCCCAGCAAATATCCCCATCCTGCTGAGTACTCCCCAGATCTTCTCCTCACGGATCCGGCCCCCTGCTAGGACAATCTTGCTCAGGGCCGTCAGTAGGAGGCCAGCCTTGGGCATGCTCTGCCCATCCCTCTGCATCTCATTGAGGGTGAGGCCCAGGGTGGGGACCATGACATAGATGTGCTCTCTGTGGTCCACCTCTTTCACATCTAGGCCAAAGACCAGCTGCAGGCACTGTGTAGCTTTACGAAAGACCACTGGGAAGTTGGCCTGGTTATCCCTGAGGACCGTATTCAGCATTTCAGCTTGGAAAACTGGCTCCTTGGTGCGATACTTCAGGAGCAGGAATTCCAGTAATTCAGTCGTCATCACATACAGAGCCTGCTTGAACAAGATCTCCGCAACCACGGCTGCAGAGGAAGATGAGACTGGAGGGAAGGAGGCCAGAGGGGTTGAGGCATCCTCTGCCTCA carries:
- the LOC133052656 gene encoding melanoma-associated antigen 10-like gives rise to the protein MAAEGGALGLQQRGGEVGGLSLCPDITGVPGVKVSGHKTPVIMVPTNELCTSEEDLQGQIQAQGPVEVQLLGAEAEDASTPLASFPPVSSSSAAVVAEILFKQALYVMTTELLEFLLLKYRTKEPVFQAEMLNTVLRDNQANFPVVFRKATQCLQLVFGLDVKEVDHREHIYVMVPTLGLTLNEMQRDGQSMPKAGLLLTALSKIVLAGGRIREEKIWGVLSRMGIFAGIEHCIYGEPKELLTQVWVQAGYLQYRQVPYSHPARYEFLWGPRAYAETSKQQVKDYLRRVNRRGPRFFPP